A stretch of the Fusobacterium varium genome encodes the following:
- a CDS encoding putative acetyltransferase yields MNTLNIEVLVEKDFEQCKELCDELMQFQKLKAHMGKEKFDTMNFETRMEPSYKNSLSNYVLLVKDKDVPIGYLFCTINFSENLKKSPFQLIPDWKDIPEKVGHINNLYFRDNYRGIGLGKKLIDLSMEWFKNFPDVNLILVHVSNGNDKAYNFYINNGFKFSHDILNGFIKCLFKYKEE; encoded by the coding sequence ATGAATACTTTAAACATAGAAGTCTTAGTGGAAAAAGATTTTGAGCAGTGCAAAGAACTTTGTGATGAGCTTATGCAGTTTCAAAAATTAAAAGCTCATATGGGAAAGGAAAAATTTGATACTATGAATTTTGAAACAAGGATGGAACCAAGTTATAAAAATTCTTTATCAAATTATGTTCTTTTAGTCAAAGATAAAGATGTTCCCATTGGATATCTTTTCTGTACAATCAATTTTAGTGAAAATTTAAAAAAATCTCCATTTCAGTTAATACCAGATTGGAAGGATATTCCTGAAAAAGTAGGACATATAAATAATTTATATTTCAGAGATAATTATCGTGGAATAGGATTAGGAAAAAAATTGATTGATTTATCAATGGAATGGTTTAAAAATTTTCCAGATGTAAATTTAATTTTGGTTCATGTATCAAATGGAAATGATAAAGCCTACAATTTTTATATTAATAATGGTTTTAAATTTAGTCATGATATACTAAATGGTTTTATAAAATGCCTTTTTAAATATAAGGAGGAGTAA
- a CDS encoding putative transcriptional regulator: MNKKCPIEYTISLISGKWKVILIKELSKEPVRYGELLKEIPAISSKVLIQHLRELEEDGLIDRKIFPEIPPKVEYSLNERGRSLYNIFIELRKWGLIEDNNEKVECNFCEKCNILF; the protein is encoded by the coding sequence ATGAATAAAAAATGTCCAATTGAATATACTATTTCTTTAATTAGCGGAAAATGGAAAGTAATATTGATAAAAGAACTTTCTAAGGAACCAGTGCGTTATGGAGAATTACTAAAAGAAATTCCAGCAATAAGTTCAAAAGTCCTTATACAACATTTAAGAGAGTTAGAAGAAGATGGATTGATTGATAGAAAAATTTTCCCTGAAATCCCCCCTAAGGTTGAATATTCATTGAATGAAAGAGGTCGAAGTTTATACAATATTTTTATTGAATTAAGAAAATGGGGATTGATAGAAGATAATAATGAAAAAGTTGAATGTAATTTCTGTGAAAAATGTAACATATTATTTTAA
- a CDS encoding putative transposase: MFFFYDRDLLTKLAYAVNDVFKYQFHNIKAKNQRIHKISKYSSKYFTNSDIIHYGLITVIHTFGRDLKWNPHIHAIVTLGGFNKNFQFLEKKYFHVNSIAGQWKKMVIDIVKSGNYDKPEIKAKAYAAANYLYRKNTRFFFNVAKNDLNNNIYAIKYIGRYLSRAPIAEYKIVDFYDNKVTFYYESLADDKQRIELTLDVETFLSKLIIRIPPKHFKMIRRFGIYSRNIKSELKNIMKFMRKYVSKYSNSTFYQLEIWNAFGVNPFYCFKCNARMKVKKISYFNIHTGSICWKEYR, from the coding sequence ATGTTTTTCTTCTATGATAGAGACCTTTTAACTAAGCTTGCTTATGCTGTTAATGATGTTTTTAAATATCAATTTCATAACATTAAAGCAAAAAATCAAAGAATTCATAAAATTTCAAAATATTCCTCTAAATACTTTACTAACTCAGATATCATTCATTATGGATTGATTACTGTTATTCATACCTTTGGGCGCGATCTTAAATGGAACCCTCATATTCATGCTATTGTTACTTTAGGTGGATTCAATAAAAACTTCCAATTTCTTGAAAAAAAATATTTTCATGTCAATTCCATTGCTGGACAATGGAAAAAAATGGTTATTGATATTGTTAAATCTGGAAATTATGACAAGCCTGAAATTAAAGCTAAAGCTTATGCTGCTGCTAACTACCTTTATCGCAAAAATACAAGATTCTTTTTCAATGTTGCAAAAAATGATTTAAATAATAATATTTATGCAATTAAATATATTGGCAGATATCTGTCAAGAGCTCCTATCGCAGAATATAAAATTGTTGATTTCTATGATAATAAGGTTACTTTCTATTATGAAAGTCTTGCTGATGATAAACAAAGAATTGAGCTTACTTTAGATGTGGAAACATTTCTTTCCAAATTAATTATTCGCATTCCCCCTAAACATTTCAAAATGATTAGGCGCTTTGGAATCTATTCTAGAAATATTAAATCAGAACTTAAAAACATCATGAAATTCATGAGAAAATATGTCTCTAAATATTCCAATTCTACTTTTTATCAACTTGAAATATGGAACGCTTTTGGAGTAAATCCTTTTTATTGTTTTAAATGTAATGCCAGAATGAAAGTTAAAAAAATATCATATTTTAATATACATACAGGCTCCATTTGCTGGAAAGAATATCGCTAA
- a CDS encoding putative transposase produces MFFFYDRDLLTKLAYAVNDVFKYQFHNIKAKNQRIHKISKYSSKYFTNSDIIHYGLITVIHTFGRDLKWNPHIHAIVTLGGFNKNFQFLEKKYFHVNSIAGQWKKMVIDIVKSGNYDKPEIKAKAYAAANYLYRKNTRFFFNVAKNDLNNNIYAIKYIGRYLSRAPIAEYKIVDFYDNKVTFYYESLADDKQRIELTLDVETFLSKLIIHIPPKHFKMIRRFGIYSRNIKSELKNIMKFMRKYVSKYSNSTFYQLEIWNAFGVNPFYCFKCNARMKVKKISYFNIHTGSICWKEYR; encoded by the coding sequence ATGTTTTTCTTCTATGATAGAGACCTTTTAACTAAGCTTGCTTATGCTGTTAATGATGTTTTTAAATATCAATTTCATAACATTAAAGCAAAAAATCAAAGAATTCATAAAATTTCAAAATATTCCTCTAAATACTTTACTAACTCAGATATCATTCATTATGGATTGATTACTGTTATTCATACCTTTGGGCGCGATCTTAAATGGAACCCTCATATTCATGCTATTGTTACTTTAGGTGGATTCAATAAAAACTTCCAATTTCTTGAAAAAAAATATTTTCATGTCAATTCCATTGCTGGACAATGGAAAAAAATGGTTATTGATATTGTTAAATCTGGAAATTATGACAAGCCTGAAATTAAAGCTAAAGCTTATGCTGCTGCTAACTACCTTTATCGCAAAAATACAAGATTCTTTTTCAATGTTGCAAAAAATGATTTAAATAATAATATTTATGCAATTAAATATATTGGCAGATATCTGTCAAGAGCTCCTATCGCAGAATATAAAATTGTTGATTTCTATGATAATAAGGTTACTTTCTATTATGAAAGTCTTGCTGATGATAAACAAAGAATTGAGCTTACTTTAGATGTGGAAACATTTCTTTCCAAATTAATTATTCACATTCCCCCTAAACATTTCAAAATGATTAGGCGCTTTGGAATCTATTCTAGAAATATTAAATCAGAACTTAAAAACATCATGAAATTCATGAGAAAATATGTCTCTAAATATTCCAATTCTACTTTTTATCAACTTGAAATATGGAACGCTTTTGGAGTAAATCCTTTTTATTGTTTTAAATGTAATGCCAGAATGAAAGTTAAAAAAATATCATATTTTAATATACATACAGGCTCCATTTGCTGGAAAGAATATCGCTAA
- a CDS encoding putative flavorubredoxin, which translates to MYCCTKVTNDVSWIGVNDRKTERFENYMPLPYGVAYNSYLINDEKTCVIDAVEFGSSALYIEKVILGLAGKNLDYIVINHVEPDHSSGLKDILRVFPNVKVVGNSKTLGMLRAFNIEFPDENFVTVKEGDILDLGKHKLTFAMIPMVHWPESMVTYDTTEKILFSNDAFGGFGALDGGIFDDEVNFDFYIDEMRRYYANIVGKYGAQVTSAIKKLSGLEIKLICPSHGLIWRKDIAKVISLYSTWAQLLPEEEGVVIVYGSMYGNTAKMAEIIGRELNAQGIKEVKIYDASKTDHSFIVAEIWKYKGLVIGSCAHNNSVYPKVQPLLHKLENYGLKNRYLGIFGTMMWSGGGVRGIEAFANGLKGIEVVAESVEVKGTPKTEDLERLENIAREIAAKLIAERN; encoded by the coding sequence ATGTATTGTTGTACTAAAGTTACAAATGATGTGTCATGGATAGGTGTTAATGACAGAAAAACTGAAAGATTTGAAAACTATATGCCATTACCATATGGAGTAGCATATAATTCATATCTAATAAATGATGAAAAAACTTGCGTTATAGATGCAGTTGAATTTGGAAGTTCAGCTCTTTATATTGAAAAAGTGATATTAGGACTTGCTGGAAAAAATCTTGATTATATAGTTATTAACCATGTAGAGCCAGATCATTCAAGTGGATTAAAAGATATATTAAGGGTTTTCCCAAATGTAAAAGTAGTAGGAAATTCTAAAACTCTAGGAATGCTTAGAGCGTTCAATATTGAATTCCCAGATGAAAATTTTGTGACTGTAAAAGAAGGTGATATCCTAGATTTAGGAAAACATAAACTTACTTTCGCTATGATACCAATGGTACATTGGCCTGAATCAATGGTAACTTATGATACTACTGAAAAAATACTTTTTTCTAATGATGCTTTTGGAGGATTTGGAGCATTAGATGGAGGAATATTTGATGATGAAGTAAATTTTGATTTTTATATTGATGAAATGAGAAGATATTATGCAAATATAGTGGGAAAATATGGAGCACAGGTTACTAGTGCAATTAAAAAACTTAGTGGGCTTGAAATTAAACTTATATGTCCTTCTCATGGATTAATATGGAGAAAAGATATAGCAAAAGTTATATCATTATACAGTACTTGGGCTCAGCTTCTTCCAGAAGAAGAGGGAGTAGTAATAGTTTATGGAAGTATGTATGGAAATACAGCTAAGATGGCTGAAATTATAGGAAGAGAATTAAATGCTCAAGGAATAAAAGAAGTAAAAATATATGATGCTTCTAAAACAGATCATTCTTTTATAGTTGCTGAAATATGGAAATATAAAGGATTAGTAATTGGTTCTTGTGCACATAATAATTCAGTTTATCCTAAAGTACAACCATTACTTCATAAATTAGAAAATTATGGATTAAAAAATAGATATTTAGGAATATTTGGAACTATGATGTGGAGTGGTGGTGGAGTAAGAGGAATAGAAGCTTTTGCTAATGGACTAAAGGGAATAGAAGTAGTTGCAGAATCTGTAGAAGTAAAAGGAACTCCAAAAACTGAAGATTTAGAAAGATTAGAAAATATAGCAAGAGAAATAGCAGCTAAATTGATAGCTGAAAGAAATTGA
- a CDS encoding putative dehydrogenase, translating into MKRKILVTIPMEEEHKRKIANIASDAEVIYLTPDKAERSIVQEAEIILGNVSIDAVRESKNLKWIQLNSAGANQYTEKGVLSEGTILTNATGAYGLAIAEHMLSMVLSLQKKLNLYIVNQKEHMWKDEGAVTSIYGSKTLVVGLGDIGGEFAMRMHALGSKVYGIKRNKSEVPEYLEDIYQLDKLDEILCEFDIVALSLPETKETKNLFNSHKFQKMKTGAILLNVGRGSTVHTADLCEVLNSGKLGGAGLDVVDIEPLPVESPLWNARNLILTPHVSGGYHLKETLERIRKISIENLKSFYEKKPMRNLVDFKTGYRKFVK; encoded by the coding sequence ATGAAAAGAAAAATATTAGTTACTATTCCAATGGAAGAGGAACATAAGAGAAAAATAGCAAATATAGCTTCAGATGCTGAAGTTATATATCTAACACCTGATAAAGCAGAAAGATCTATAGTACAAGAGGCAGAGATAATTTTAGGAAATGTTTCTATTGATGCTGTAAGAGAAAGTAAAAATCTGAAATGGATACAGCTTAATAGTGCAGGAGCTAACCAATATACCGAAAAAGGAGTCCTTTCAGAAGGAACTATATTGACAAATGCTACTGGCGCATATGGACTTGCTATTGCAGAACATATGTTAAGTATGGTATTGAGTTTACAGAAGAAGTTAAATCTTTATATTGTAAATCAAAAGGAGCATATGTGGAAGGACGAAGGAGCTGTAACTTCTATATATGGTTCAAAAACATTAGTAGTAGGTTTGGGAGATATAGGAGGAGAGTTTGCAATGAGAATGCATGCTCTTGGAAGTAAAGTATATGGAATAAAAAGAAATAAAAGTGAGGTACCTGAATATCTTGAAGATATATATCAGTTAGATAAACTTGATGAGATACTTTGTGAATTTGATATTGTAGCTTTGTCACTGCCAGAAACAAAAGAAACTAAAAACTTATTTAACAGCCATAAATTTCAAAAAATGAAAACAGGAGCAATTCTTTTAAATGTAGGAAGAGGAAGTACTGTTCATACTGCTGATTTATGTGAGGTATTAAACAGTGGTAAATTGGGAGGAGCAGGATTGGATGTAGTAGATATAGAACCACTTCCAGTAGAAAGTCCGTTATGGAATGCTAGAAATCTGATACTTACACCACATGTATCAGGAGGATATCATTTAAAGGAAACACTTGAAAGAATAAGAAAAATCTCTATAGAGAATCTTAAATCTTTTTATGAAAAAAAACCTATGAGAAATTTAGTAGATTTTAAAACAGGATATAGGAAATTTGTAAAATAG
- the lgt gene encoding prolipoprotein diacylglyceryl transferase: MHPVLFTIGGFEIRFYGLMYALSFFIGIEIAKYMARERNFKTSIIENYAFAAMISGLLGGRLYYVMFNLDYYLYHPAEILATWHGGMAIHGGIIGGIIGTFIYAKIKKLNPLTLGDYAAAPLLLGQALGRFGNFMNGEIHGVPTFTPWNIIFSIKPKFYEWYSYYTSLPAIDKMDFNTLVPWGLVFPTSSPAGSEFPNMALHPAMLYELILNFIGFLFIWFVLRKRENKAPGYMWWYYIIIYSIIRIFVSFFRAEDLMIVNIRAPHLVSLILIIFSIIMIKLGEKKMAR; the protein is encoded by the coding sequence ATGCACCCAGTTTTATTTACTATAGGCGGATTTGAAATCCGTTTTTATGGTTTAATGTATGCACTATCTTTCTTTATAGGGATAGAAATTGCAAAATATATGGCAAGAGAAAGAAACTTCAAAACAAGTATAATTGAAAATTATGCATTTGCAGCTATGATTTCAGGTTTATTAGGTGGAAGATTATACTATGTAATGTTTAATTTGGACTATTACCTTTATCATCCAGCTGAAATACTTGCAACCTGGCATGGTGGAATGGCCATACATGGTGGAATAATTGGTGGAATAATTGGTACTTTTATCTATGCCAAAATTAAAAAACTAAATCCTTTAACTTTGGGAGATTATGCAGCTGCTCCTCTTTTGTTAGGACAAGCTCTTGGACGTTTTGGTAATTTTATGAACGGAGAAATACATGGAGTACCTACTTTTACTCCATGGAATATTATTTTCAGTATAAAGCCAAAATTCTATGAATGGTATTCCTATTATACATCACTTCCTGCAATTGATAAAATGGATTTTAACACACTTGTTCCTTGGGGGTTGGTATTTCCTACCTCCTCTCCTGCTGGGAGTGAATTTCCTAATATGGCGCTTCATCCAGCTATGTTATATGAGCTTATATTAAATTTTATTGGCTTTCTTTTTATCTGGTTTGTACTTAGGAAAAGAGAAAATAAGGCTCCTGGGTATATGTGGTGGTATTATATCATAATATACAGTATAATCAGAATTTTCGTAAGCTTCTTCAGAGCTGAAGATCTTATGATTGTAAATATAAGAGCTCCTCATCTTGTAAGCCTTATTCTTATTATATTTTCAATAATTATGATAAAACTTGGTGAAAAGAAGATGGCAAGATAA
- a CDS encoding putative chromate transport protein, with amino-acid sequence MWTLILILLISFLQIGLFSIGGGYATIPLIQEQVVNIHKWLTFQEFTDIITISQMTPGPLAVNTSTFVGIRIAGIPGAITATFGCVISGFVISIILYNFFNKYRKIETVLNILSGLRAVSVGLIASSASTIILIAFGGISKLEEVEKININIVAVVIFIISIFLLRKFKINPMLMMILSGAAGFFLY; translated from the coding sequence ATGTGGACTTTAATTTTAATTCTGCTGATAAGTTTTTTACAGATAGGGCTATTTAGTATAGGGGGAGGATATGCTACAATTCCATTGATACAGGAACAAGTTGTTAACATACATAAGTGGCTGACATTTCAAGAATTTACAGATATAATAACTATTTCACAGATGACACCAGGACCTCTTGCTGTAAATACTTCCACATTTGTGGGAATAAGAATAGCAGGAATACCAGGAGCAATTACTGCAACTTTTGGATGTGTTATTTCTGGATTTGTAATATCCATAATATTGTATAATTTTTTTAATAAATATAGAAAAATTGAAACTGTTTTAAATATTCTTAGTGGATTGAGAGCAGTATCAGTAGGATTGATAGCTTCATCTGCCAGTACAATAATTTTGATAGCTTTTGGTGGTATATCAAAATTAGAAGAAGTAGAAAAAATAAATATAAATATAGTGGCAGTAGTAATATTTATCATTTCTATATTTTTATTAAGAAAATTTAAAATAAATCCAATGCTAATGATGATATTAAGTGGAGCAGCGGGTTTCTTTCTGTATTAA
- a CDS encoding chromate transporter has product MKNSKIEIWTWLFGINFFISAFTFGGGYVVIPMIKKYFVDRKKLFDNEQLMDMAAIAQSSPGAIAINLSVLSGYKAAGMIGAVISCIAAVFPPLIILGVISVYYLMFRDNQMISSILKGMEAGVGALIVDIVLDMSRAVFKEKQRIMSLIIPITFIASFIFRINVIFIILSCSVVCFIDGWIKKKKGEKICGL; this is encoded by the coding sequence ATGAAAAATAGTAAAATAGAAATATGGACATGGCTTTTTGGAATAAATTTTTTTATAAGTGCTTTTACTTTTGGTGGTGGATATGTAGTTATTCCTATGATAAAAAAGTATTTTGTAGATAGAAAAAAACTTTTTGATAATGAGCAATTAATGGATATGGCTGCAATAGCACAGTCTTCACCAGGAGCGATAGCTATCAATCTTTCCGTTTTATCTGGTTACAAAGCAGCAGGAATGATTGGAGCAGTTATAAGCTGTATAGCAGCTGTATTTCCTCCACTTATTATATTAGGAGTAATTTCAGTATATTATTTAATGTTTAGAGATAATCAAATGATTTCTTCAATATTAAAAGGAATGGAGGCAGGAGTAGGAGCACTGATAGTAGATATTGTTTTAGATATGAGCAGAGCTGTCTTTAAAGAAAAACAAAGGATAATGTCTTTGATTATACCAATAACATTTATAGCCAGCTTTATATTTCGTATTAATGTTATATTTATAATTTTATCTTGTTCAGTAGTCTGTTTTATTGATGGATGGATAAAAAAGAAAAAAGGAGAGAAAATATGTGGACTTTAA
- a CDS encoding putative transcriptional regulator, whose product MNIRHLNIFKIVCEEMNFTRAAEKLYMTQPAVSHAINDLEEEIGHILFDRISKKIYLTEIGKIFLSKTLRILELYNDLENNFYSSEKDIPIHIGSCITIGNFWLPTIVKKFKEIYTETPLKIEIDSAAVIEKMLLDNKIDIALIEGGIQNENLVKTLFSSYEISVICSVNHPFSKKKSISIEEFLRENLLLREKGSAIRDCLDNTLARKDIFVVPSWTSVNSQALIQGVKNNLGITVLPDILITSELEKNELKKLFIKDLKLKNNNYIVYHKDKYISKTMSAFIELIKKITL is encoded by the coding sequence TTGAATATAAGACATCTTAATATTTTTAAAATTGTTTGTGAAGAAATGAATTTTACTCGTGCAGCTGAAAAATTATACATGACACAACCTGCTGTATCTCATGCAATAAATGATTTAGAAGAAGAAATAGGACATATTCTTTTTGATCGTATATCAAAAAAAATATATTTAACTGAAATAGGAAAAATTTTTCTTAGTAAAACTCTAAGAATCTTGGAATTATATAATGATTTAGAAAATAATTTTTATAGTTCTGAAAAAGATATTCCTATACATATTGGTTCATGTATAACAATAGGTAATTTTTGGCTTCCAACTATTGTAAAGAAATTCAAAGAAATTTATACTGAAACTCCATTGAAAATAGAAATTGACAGTGCTGCTGTAATAGAAAAAATGCTTTTAGACAACAAGATAGATATTGCTCTAATTGAAGGAGGAATTCAAAATGAAAATCTTGTCAAAACACTTTTTTCTTCGTATGAAATAAGTGTAATTTGCTCTGTTAATCATCCTTTTTCTAAAAAAAAGTCTATCTCTATTGAAGAGTTTTTAAGAGAAAACCTTCTACTAAGAGAAAAAGGAAGTGCTATAAGAGATTGTCTTGATAATACTTTAGCCAGAAAAGATATCTTTGTTGTTCCTTCATGGACAAGTGTTAACTCTCAGGCATTGATACAGGGAGTTAAAAATAATCTTGGAATAACTGTTCTTCCAGATATATTAATTACAAGTGAATTAGAAAAAAATGAACTAAAAAAGCTTTTTATTAAAGATTTAAAATTAAAAAATAATAATTATATTGTTTATCATAAAGATAAATATATTTCAAAAACTATGTCTGCTTTTATTGAATTAATCAAAAAAATTACTTTATAA
- a CDS encoding Nitronate monooxygenase → MSNNKICKLLGIKYPIIQGAMAWIANGNLAGHVSKEGGLGIIAGGGMPCDILRQEIRKAKAITSNPFGVNLMLMMADVEEQINICIEEKVQVVTTGAGNPGPYMEKLKAAGIKVLPVVASVALAKRMERIGADAVIAEGMEGGGHIGSITTMALVPQVVEKVEIPVIAAGGIAGGKQFLAALSLGACGIQVGTKFLVAEECTVHENYKQAILKAKDRSTVSTGNYTGHPVRVIENKFAKLILEKEKEGVPKEEIEQMGTGRLRLAVVDGDVDNGSVMAGQVAAMVNEKTTVKEILESMMKGLEEAKEDLDKRMSSWK, encoded by the coding sequence ATGAGTAATAACAAGATCTGTAAACTACTTGGAATAAAATATCCAATCATACAAGGAGCAATGGCATGGATCGCTAATGGAAATCTTGCTGGGCATGTTTCTAAAGAGGGAGGTCTAGGAATTATTGCTGGTGGTGGAATGCCTTGTGATATTTTGAGACAAGAAATCAGAAAAGCTAAAGCTATAACTTCTAATCCATTTGGAGTAAATTTAATGCTTATGATGGCAGATGTAGAAGAACAAATCAACATCTGTATAGAAGAAAAAGTCCAAGTAGTGACAACAGGAGCAGGGAATCCAGGGCCTTATATGGAAAAATTAAAGGCAGCAGGAATAAAGGTTTTACCAGTAGTAGCTTCAGTAGCGCTAGCAAAGAGGATGGAAAGAATTGGAGCAGATGCTGTAATAGCTGAAGGTATGGAAGGTGGAGGACACATAGGAAGCATAACAACTATGGCTCTTGTACCTCAAGTAGTAGAAAAAGTTGAGATTCCTGTAATAGCAGCAGGAGGGATAGCAGGAGGAAAACAATTTTTAGCAGCTCTTTCATTAGGAGCTTGTGGTATACAAGTAGGAACTAAATTTTTAGTAGCTGAAGAGTGTACAGTACATGAAAATTATAAGCAGGCTATATTAAAAGCTAAAGATAGATCAACTGTATCAACTGGAAACTATACTGGGCATCCTGTAAGAGTTATTGAAAATAAATTTGCTAAATTAATATTAGAAAAAGAAAAAGAGGGAGTTCCTAAAGAAGAGATTGAACAAATGGGAACAGGTAGATTAAGACTTGCTGTTGTTGATGGAGATGTTGACAATGGAAGTGTGATGGCAGGACAAGTTGCAGCCATGGTAAATGAGAAAACTACTGTAAAAGAAATTCTTGAAAGTATGATGAAAGGTCTGGAAGAAGCAAAAGAAGACCTAGATAAAAGAATGTCAAGTTGGAAATAA
- a CDS encoding Nitronate monooxygenase, giving the protein MLAIGDLKINIPIIQGGMAIRASMAKLAAAVANEGGIGVIAGTALSIDELKKEIKRAKDMIVNKGGALGVNIMYATTDFMDLVHASIEAGIDVIIFGAGFSRDIFEVAKGTGVKIIPVVSSLKLAKISQKLGADAIVVEGGNAGGHLGTEKDSWDIVGEIAENVSIPVFGAGGVITPEDAERMLALGADGVQMGSRFIAAEECEVDDFFKQMYINCKEGDVVEMMSSAGLPANAIISPYVKKVLNETTEPPKHCDRCLKKCTYKFCVNERLVKAHDGNYEEGIFFAGRDAWKINEILSVKEIFDRFKKVFKE; this is encoded by the coding sequence ATGTTAGCAATAGGTGATTTAAAAATAAACATCCCAATTATCCAAGGTGGAATGGCAATCAGAGCATCAATGGCAAAGCTAGCTGCTGCTGTTGCAAATGAAGGTGGAATAGGAGTAATAGCTGGAACAGCATTATCAATAGATGAACTAAAAAAAGAAATTAAAAGAGCTAAAGATATGATTGTAAATAAAGGTGGAGCATTAGGTGTAAATATCATGTATGCTACTACTGATTTTATGGATCTTGTGCATGCATCTATTGAAGCAGGAATTGATGTTATTATATTTGGTGCTGGATTCTCAAGAGATATATTTGAAGTGGCTAAAGGAACTGGGGTTAAAATAATACCAGTTGTATCATCTCTTAAATTAGCTAAAATTTCTCAAAAATTAGGAGCAGATGCTATTGTTGTTGAAGGTGGAAACGCTGGAGGACACTTAGGAACTGAAAAAGATTCATGGGATATAGTTGGAGAGATTGCTGAAAACGTATCTATACCTGTTTTTGGTGCGGGAGGAGTAATAACTCCTGAAGATGCAGAAAGAATGCTTGCATTAGGTGCTGATGGAGTTCAAATGGGAAGTAGATTTATAGCTGCTGAAGAATGTGAAGTAGATGATTTCTTCAAGCAAATGTATATAAATTGTAAAGAGGGAGATGTAGTTGAAATGATGAGTTCTGCTGGACTGCCAGCTAATGCTATTATTTCTCCTTATGTAAAAAAAGTTTTAAATGAAACTACAGAACCACCAAAGCATTGTGATAGATGTTTAAAGAAATGTACATATAAATTTTGTGTAAATGAAAGACTAGTAAAAGCACATGATGGTAATTATGAGGAAGGAATATTTTTTGCTGGAAGAGATGCATGGAAAATAAATGAAATCCTTTCAGTTAAAGAAATTTTTGATAGATTTAAAAAAGTATTCAAGGAATAA
- a CDS encoding putative phosphatase has product MPYLIDLHIHTNANPHAYSTLEEDINSALKKGMKVIAITNHGPALQDSPHWWSLVNMKVIPKEVEGMRILKGVETNLVDDCGNFDINQRVYDVMDIILCGLHPVEAYGEVGNKEKNTRAVLNIMRKQKIDIMVHLGNPQFPIDYEAVVREAKELSIAIELNNSSLVSSRLGSEPNCQKILELCKQYGCMVSLGTDSHISYDIGNFEQAERLLKNTDFPEKYIINSSIENLENFLRLRKNLRVKGI; this is encoded by the coding sequence ATGCCATATCTTATAGATTTACATATACATACTAATGCAAATCCACATGCATACAGTACATTAGAAGAAGATATAAATTCTGCTCTAAAAAAAGGAATGAAAGTTATTGCAATAACTAATCATGGACCAGCGTTACAAGACTCTCCTCATTGGTGGAGTTTGGTAAATATGAAAGTGATTCCTAAAGAGGTAGAAGGAATGAGAATACTCAAAGGAGTAGAAACTAATTTAGTGGATGATTGTGGAAACTTTGATATAAATCAAAGAGTGTATGATGTAATGGATATAATTCTTTGTGGTCTTCATCCAGTAGAAGCATATGGAGAAGTAGGAAATAAAGAAAAAAATACTAGAGCAGTACTCAATATCATGAGAAAACAAAAAATAGATATAATGGTTCATTTAGGAAATCCACAATTTCCCATTGATTATGAAGCAGTTGTAAGAGAGGCTAAAGAATTAAGTATAGCAATAGAGCTTAATAATTCATCTCTAGTTTCTTCAAGATTAGGGTCAGAACCTAATTGTCAAAAAATATTGGAATTGTGTAAACAATATGGCTGTATGGTTTCATTAGGAACAGATTCACATATTTCATATGATATAGGGAATTTTGAGCAAGCTGAAAGGCTATTAAAAAACACTGACTTTCCTGAAAAGTATATAATAAACTCATCAATAGAAAACCTTGAGAACTTCCTTAGATTAAGGAAAAATCTAAGGGTAAAAGGTATTTAA